One genomic region from Jilunia laotingensis encodes:
- a CDS encoding response regulator transcription factor — MNKKDKIRVLLVEDELTLAMIIKDTLEESDFIINTAIDGEEGLRMFFDTRPDVLVADVMMPRMDGFEMVHRIRQTDKQTPVLFLTARSAINDVVEGFELGANDYLKKPFGMQELIIRIKALVGKAFSFSEAKKETRFEIGNYIFDSIAQVLSYAGNKQELSHRESEILKRLCENRNQVVNTQNVLLELWGDDSFFNSRSLHVFITKLRHKLSQDERIRIVNVRGIGYKMIVN, encoded by the coding sequence ATGAATAAGAAGGATAAAATCAGAGTATTATTAGTGGAAGATGAATTGACCCTTGCCATGATAATCAAGGACACTCTTGAGGAAAGTGATTTCATCATAAACACTGCAATAGATGGAGAAGAGGGACTAAGAATGTTTTTCGATACCCGACCGGATGTACTTGTTGCCGATGTCATGATGCCCCGTATGGATGGCTTCGAAATGGTACACCGCATCCGCCAAACGGATAAACAAACACCGGTTCTTTTCCTCACGGCACGTTCGGCTATCAATGATGTGGTAGAGGGATTCGAATTGGGTGCCAACGATTATCTGAAAAAACCGTTCGGGATGCAAGAGCTTATTATTCGCATAAAAGCACTCGTTGGCAAGGCTTTTAGCTTTAGTGAGGCAAAAAAAGAAACACGGTTTGAAATAGGGAATTATATTTTCGACTCCATTGCACAAGTTTTATCTTATGCGGGAAATAAACAAGAACTCTCCCACCGGGAATCTGAAATACTGAAACGTCTTTGTGAAAATCGCAATCAAGTGGTCAATACCCAAAACGTATTGCTTGAACTTTGGGGAGATGATAGTTTTTTCAATTCACGAAGCCTGCACGTCTTCATTACCAAGCTCCGGCATAAACTTTCGCAGGACGAGAGAATACGAATAGTGAATGTGCGGGGTATCGGTTATAAAATGATTGTAAACTAA
- a CDS encoding iron ABC transporter permease, whose protein sequence is MKRPTTFLMLLIVASILLFFLLNLLLGSVSIPLRSVWSILWGSTDESVIWQNIIWKSRVPQALTALVAGAGLSISGLQMQTVFRNPLAGPSVLGISSGASLGVAFVVLLSGALGGVALSKLGYMGEVALSIAAIVGALSVMALIVYVSQKVKGNVTLLIIGVMIGYVASAIIGVLKYFSVEEDIRAYVIWGLGSFARVSGDQMFLFVSIMAVLIPLSFLLIKTMNLMLLGDGYARNLGLNIKRARLLVISCSGVLVAIVTAYCGPIMFIGLAVPHLCRAIFHTSDHRILMPATLFAGASLALVCNLIARMPGFEGALPVNSVTALVGAPVVASVLFRKRKSELSE, encoded by the coding sequence ATGAAGCGACCTACTACTTTTCTTATGTTGCTCATCGTAGCATCCATTCTTCTTTTTTTCCTGTTGAACCTTTTGTTAGGTTCCGTGTCTATTCCGCTACGATCGGTGTGGAGCATTCTTTGGGGAAGCACGGATGAATCGGTCATCTGGCAAAACATCATTTGGAAGTCCCGCGTCCCTCAAGCTTTGACTGCGTTGGTGGCGGGTGCGGGTTTGTCAATCAGCGGTCTTCAGATGCAAACGGTATTCCGTAATCCGCTGGCAGGACCGTCCGTATTGGGAATTAGTTCCGGTGCTAGTCTGGGAGTTGCTTTTGTGGTGTTACTTTCGGGCGCTTTAGGCGGGGTAGCGCTGAGCAAGCTGGGATATATGGGGGAAGTTGCCCTTTCCATCGCAGCCATTGTAGGGGCACTTTCCGTTATGGCGCTCATCGTTTATGTTTCACAGAAAGTAAAAGGAAACGTGACATTGCTTATCATCGGTGTGATGATCGGCTATGTGGCAAGTGCCATTATCGGTGTATTGAAGTATTTTAGTGTGGAAGAGGATATACGTGCTTATGTCATATGGGGGTTAGGTAGCTTTGCCCGTGTGTCAGGCGACCAGATGTTTTTGTTTGTTAGCATCATGGCGGTACTGATACCTTTATCTTTCTTACTGATAAAGACCATGAACCTGATGTTGCTTGGTGATGGTTATGCACGCAATCTGGGGTTGAATATAAAGCGTGCGCGTCTGCTGGTTATTTCTTGTTCAGGGGTATTGGTTGCTATTGTTACTGCCTATTGCGGTCCGATCATGTTTATCGGTTTGGCGGTTCCCCATCTCTGCCGTGCCATTTTCCATACGTCCGACCATCGTATACTGATGCCTGCTACGCTTTTTGCCGGAGCATCATTAGCGTTGGTTTGCAATTTGATAGCCCGTATGCCCGGGTTTGAAGGTGCTTTGCCTGTCAATTCGGTAACAGCATTGGTAGGGGCTCCTGTAGTAGCATCCGTACTGTTCCGCAAGCGTAAAAGTGAATTAAGTGAATGA
- a CDS encoding ABC transporter substrate-binding protein → MKRILAEVLLLSCLFFTGCRPKATPASVVVESEIPDTSSVRISPVYAKGFKVTYTPTCRLVDIQDPQKEGSESWHFALIPRGVKPAGVPEGYTIIETPIRSTICMTSLQLSNFIKLDALDRVVGITSTRHLFNSGMKQRIKDGKTAKIGIEGNFDNEVIMSMNPDLIFISPFKRGGYDAMREIGIPLVPHLGYKEMTPLGQAEWIRFISLFTGQEAEANQKFAAIEKQYNELKQQVADVKKRPVVFSGEIRGGNWYAVGGKSFLAQLFRDAGADYFLKDDPRSGGVTLDFETVYSQAEGADYWRIVNSYDGEFTYEALKRQEPRYADFRAFREKGVIYCNMREKPFYETMPTEPELVLADLIKVFHPELLPDYTPTYYERLK, encoded by the coding sequence ATGAAACGAATACTGGCAGAAGTGCTTCTGCTAAGCTGTCTTTTTTTCACCGGCTGCCGTCCGAAAGCAACTCCGGCATCTGTTGTGGTGGAAAGTGAAATTCCGGATACTTCTTCCGTTCGCATTTCTCCTGTGTATGCCAAGGGGTTTAAAGTGACCTATACTCCTACGTGCCGCTTGGTCGATATTCAAGATCCCCAGAAGGAGGGAAGTGAGTCGTGGCATTTCGCTCTTATTCCTCGCGGTGTGAAACCCGCAGGTGTTCCGGAGGGGTATACAATTATTGAAACGCCGATTCGGAGTACTATCTGTATGACCTCCCTGCAACTTTCGAACTTCATCAAGCTTGATGCACTCGACAGGGTGGTCGGTATTACCAGTACCCGGCATCTTTTCAATTCCGGGATGAAGCAACGCATCAAAGATGGAAAGACCGCAAAGATAGGCATTGAAGGGAATTTCGACAATGAAGTGATCATGAGCATGAATCCCGATCTGATTTTCATTTCTCCTTTTAAACGCGGAGGTTACGATGCGATGCGTGAGATAGGGATTCCGCTGGTTCCCCACTTGGGCTATAAAGAAATGACTCCTCTGGGACAGGCTGAATGGATTCGTTTTATCTCCCTTTTTACAGGGCAGGAGGCTGAAGCCAATCAAAAGTTTGCTGCCATTGAAAAACAATATAATGAACTGAAGCAGCAGGTGGCTGATGTCAAAAAACGTCCCGTTGTTTTTAGTGGAGAGATTCGTGGCGGTAACTGGTATGCAGTGGGGGGGAAGAGTTTCCTTGCCCAACTTTTCCGAGATGCCGGAGCCGACTATTTCTTAAAGGACGATCCGCGTTCCGGAGGAGTGACGCTTGATTTTGAGACGGTTTACAGCCAAGCCGAAGGGGCGGATTATTGGCGCATCGTGAATAGTTATGATGGTGAGTTTACTTATGAGGCATTAAAGCGGCAGGAGCCTCGATATGCCGATTTCCGGGCATTCCGTGAAAAGGGAGTTATCTATTGTAATATGCGTGAAAAGCCCTTTTACGAAACGATGCCGACCGAACCGGAGTTGGTGCTTGCCGACTTGATTAAAGTTTTTCATCCCGAACTGCTACCTGATTATACTCCGACCTATTACGAACGATTAAAATAG
- a CDS encoding precorrin-2 C(20)-methyltransferase: MKDIQFVSLGPGEPELVTIKGLRTLQNADCIFCPATIGKDGKHRSRAKALLLDLGISPEQIRTFGLPMNKDRDQALEAYDQIYESALVFQQQDKQVAIVAEGDSGFYSSIHYIYDRLRNSEKPVSCIPGVPAFIAAGAMIGLHIASQEERMIVIPGIVTCTELEDYLKQKTVVVLMKLSLCTDEVHACIDKHPEYKFHYFENVGTENEYYSQDTHELQTKSFPYFSLMIIRYSEES, translated from the coding sequence ATGAAAGACATACAGTTCGTATCTTTGGGACCGGGCGAGCCCGAATTAGTAACAATTAAAGGGTTGAGAACATTGCAAAATGCCGACTGCATCTTTTGTCCCGCAACCATCGGGAAGGACGGTAAACATCGGTCAAGGGCTAAAGCACTTTTACTGGATTTAGGAATATCTCCCGAACAAATCCGGACTTTTGGATTACCGATGAATAAAGACAGAGATCAGGCCCTTGAAGCTTACGACCAAATATATGAATCAGCTCTTGTATTCCAGCAACAAGACAAACAGGTTGCCATAGTAGCCGAAGGAGATTCCGGATTCTATTCCTCTATACATTATATATATGACCGCTTACGAAATTCAGAGAAGCCGGTAAGTTGCATACCGGGGGTACCGGCTTTTATTGCGGCAGGTGCTATGATCGGATTGCACATCGCCAGTCAGGAAGAACGGATGATCGTCATTCCGGGAATAGTGACCTGTACGGAACTGGAAGACTATCTGAAGCAGAAAACAGTGGTTGTCCTTATGAAACTCTCCTTATGTACGGATGAAGTTCATGCCTGTATCGATAAGCACCCGGAATACAAATTCCACTATTTTGAAAACGTAGGAACGGAAAATGAATATTATTCCCAAGACACTCACGAACTACAAACTAAAAGTTTTCCCTACTTTTCGCTAATGATTATACGCTATTCGGAAGAAAGTTAA
- the rfbD gene encoding dTDP-4-dehydrorhamnose reductase — protein sequence MNILIIGANGFTGRRILNDLVAREKYNISACSLHEDILPGKGYQFIRTDIRNASGMQSLFKEVCPDIVINTSALSVPDYCENHHNEAQSININAVEHLAHACEQYGSRLIHLSTDFVFDGRSEHLYTEEDEPNPINYYGITKYEGEQRVAEYCGNYAIVRVVVVYGKAFPGQHGNILQLVADKLRKGETIRVVSDQWRTPTFVGDISQAVERLMTHPKNGIYHICGNNCVTIAEMAYRVADILSLDRTLIHPVTTEEMQEATPRPRFSGLSIAKAKREINYQPHSLDEGIKEMFS from the coding sequence ATGAATATACTGATTATCGGTGCGAATGGTTTCACTGGCCGTAGAATATTAAATGATTTAGTAGCCCGCGAAAAATATAATATTTCAGCCTGTTCGCTTCACGAAGACATTCTGCCGGGTAAAGGTTATCAATTCATTCGTACGGATATTCGTAATGCTTCCGGGATGCAGTCGCTTTTTAAAGAAGTCTGTCCGGATATAGTAATCAATACCTCTGCCTTATCTGTCCCTGATTATTGTGAAAACCATCACAACGAAGCTCAAAGTATTAATATCAATGCAGTAGAACATTTGGCTCATGCCTGCGAACAATACGGTAGCCGCCTTATCCATCTTTCTACCGATTTCGTATTCGACGGACGAAGTGAACATCTTTATACGGAAGAAGACGAGCCGAATCCTATCAATTATTATGGTATTACCAAATACGAAGGCGAACAACGAGTAGCGGAATATTGTGGCAATTATGCGATTGTCCGTGTCGTTGTAGTTTATGGAAAAGCATTTCCCGGCCAGCATGGCAATATTCTGCAACTGGTTGCTGATAAACTTCGTAAAGGAGAAACCATCCGTGTCGTTTCCGACCAATGGCGAACACCGACTTTCGTAGGCGATATCTCTCAAGCTGTAGAACGATTAATGACCCATCCCAAAAATGGAATTTATCACATCTGTGGGAATAATTGTGTAACCATTGCCGAAATGGCTTACCGCGTAGCGGATATACTCAGCCTGGATCGTACGCTTATCCATCCCGTTACTACTGAAGAAATGCAGGAAGCTACTCCCCGACCCCGGTTTAGCGGACTAAGCATAGCAAAAGCAAAAAGAGAAATCAACTATCAGCCTCATTCACTTGACGAAGGAATTAAAGAGATGTTTTCATGA
- a CDS encoding outer membrane beta-barrel family protein, whose protein sequence is MQLFGQEMPQSNDTINSYIDSIYRELPEVMISGERPLVKATQGKLVYDLPRLIKDLPVDNVYDAVKELPGVAEINGGITLAGQSVTVVIDGKVTNMTPDQLNALLKTIPASRIENAEVMYSAPARYQVRGAMINICLKQGDGSAPSLQGEVFSEYNQQYYANLTERTSLLYSGNKLSADFLYSYGHGRGYFLTDKEAMHTLEDGSKYQMNTNEVSKSRHNTHSFRLGVDYNFTKDHQLSIVYNGNITNGHNHGTVNGVQISNTRKQSTSQLHNGRMDYRTPFGMKAGVEFTYYNSPSTQLLHSRLYDQQLDFLAKDGQRINRWKAFLAKEHTLTKEWGINYGIMYMNSIDNSFQYYYQPESGKLLPGSNNMSSRHREQTLNLYAGFNKNFGESVSLDVSMAVEQYHNEVWNEWNIFPTLNLSYMPSAGNVWQLSLSSDKGYPEYWATQDAISYLGGGYSEIHGNPYLKPNVGYQTQLLYVLNNKYIFTAWFNHSNDYFVQTLYQSPERLLEIYKYLNFDYKQQTGVQAVIPFKIKEWLNSRITLIGVYDREKDCDFWDIPFDRKVVFGMAFMNNTFMLSSKPNIKLIVNGMVRSKATQGIYDLPASGNVDIALRYTFAKGKALLTVRCNDIFETSQVSPRINFETQNVINNYSCFRQFGISFSYKFGGYKERQRESVDTSRFK, encoded by the coding sequence ATGCAACTTTTCGGACAGGAAATGCCGCAATCCAATGATACTATTAACTCGTATATAGATAGTATTTACCGGGAACTTCCTGAAGTAATGATTTCAGGCGAAAGGCCGCTTGTTAAAGCTACTCAAGGAAAGTTGGTGTATGACTTGCCACGATTGATAAAGGATCTTCCTGTTGACAATGTGTATGATGCTGTGAAAGAACTCCCTGGAGTTGCAGAAATCAATGGGGGAATTACATTGGCTGGTCAAAGTGTGACAGTGGTGATAGATGGTAAAGTCACCAATATGACTCCGGATCAATTGAATGCGTTACTAAAGACGATTCCTGCTAGCCGAATTGAGAATGCGGAGGTTATGTATTCTGCACCGGCACGTTATCAAGTGCGTGGAGCAATGATTAATATCTGTTTGAAACAAGGAGATGGAAGTGCCCCATCTTTGCAGGGTGAAGTTTTTAGTGAATACAATCAACAATATTATGCAAATCTGACAGAGCGTACAAGTCTTCTTTATTCTGGAAATAAACTCTCTGCGGATTTTCTTTATTCCTATGGGCATGGACGGGGTTATTTCTTGACGGATAAAGAAGCTATGCATACTCTTGAAGACGGTTCGAAATATCAAATGAATACGAATGAAGTATCCAAGAGTAGGCACAACACACATAGTTTTCGTTTGGGGGTTGATTATAATTTTACAAAAGATCATCAATTGAGCATAGTGTATAATGGAAATATAACAAATGGTCATAATCATGGAACGGTAAATGGTGTACAGATTTCAAATACTCGTAAGCAAAGTACTTCTCAACTGCATAATGGGCGTATGGATTACCGAACACCGTTTGGTATGAAAGCAGGGGTAGAATTTACTTATTATAATTCTCCTTCTACACAGTTATTACATAGTAGATTGTACGATCAGCAACTTGATTTTTTAGCTAAAGACGGCCAACGAATCAATCGCTGGAAGGCTTTTCTAGCAAAAGAACATACTTTGACAAAGGAATGGGGAATCAATTATGGTATTATGTACATGAATAGTATTGATAATAGTTTCCAATATTACTATCAACCGGAAAGCGGAAAACTACTGCCGGGAAGTAATAACATGTCATCACGTCACCGTGAACAAACACTGAATCTCTATGCCGGTTTTAATAAAAATTTTGGAGAAAGTGTTTCTTTGGATGTATCTATGGCTGTAGAACAGTATCATAATGAAGTCTGGAATGAATGGAATATATTCCCTACTTTGAATCTTAGTTATATGCCATCTGCCGGAAATGTCTGGCAATTATCACTCAGTAGTGATAAAGGCTATCCTGAGTATTGGGCAACACAAGATGCAATCTCTTATTTGGGAGGAGGATATTCTGAAATTCATGGCAATCCGTATCTTAAACCAAATGTTGGATATCAGACACAATTATTATATGTATTAAATAATAAGTATATTTTTACAGCTTGGTTTAACCATTCGAATGACTATTTTGTCCAAACTCTGTACCAATCTCCCGAACGTTTATTAGAAATATATAAGTATTTGAATTTTGACTATAAACAACAAACAGGTGTGCAGGCAGTCATCCCATTTAAAATAAAAGAATGGTTGAATTCTAGAATAACCTTGATTGGCGTTTATGATAGAGAAAAAGACTGTGATTTTTGGGATATTCCGTTTGATCGTAAGGTGGTTTTTGGAATGGCATTTATGAATAATACTTTCATGCTTTCTTCAAAACCGAATATAAAACTGATTGTGAATGGTATGGTACGTAGCAAAGCAACTCAGGGAATATATGATTTACCTGCATCAGGTAATGTAGATATTGCTTTACGTTATACTTTTGCTAAGGGAAAGGCTTTGCTTACAGTTCGTTGTAATGACATTTTCGAAACATCACAAGTCTCTCCACGAATCAATTTTGAGACCCAAAATGTTATTAATAACTATTCTTGTTTCCGTCAATTTGGTATTTCATTTAGCTATAAATTTGGAGGATATAAGGAGAGACAAAGGGAATCGGTAGATACTTCGCGATTTAAATAA
- a CDS encoding sensor histidine kinase: MKLPLKHIVILVILSLSGIFAYQTYWLTSLYRTMKDNVEQNIMEAMRMSDYNEMMLRVANLRNYGEKHGEVTVSAGYTDEGKAFVQSSTTTHWESNEQDSLTKVKTLFMNKDTAHVTLYEDSTQIKLSVNRDSLSQYNCSEKGRLTIAANKRQNNSQNINSKNDVPQSSDTCEKDTNLTANSNLDLILKDKNSMLELAINFQRGLHAGLDALLEPNLQVYDSLLTFSLRSRDIYLPHQTFYLQSSYSADSTYIYTDTLGIVGDSKYEPSPNAKNYEYAFDLKNNQTYCLLMEPVTTMVLKQMSGILTTSFIILIILLFSFWFLIRIILRQKTLEEITSDFTNNITHELKTPIAVAYAANDALLNFNQAEEKIKRDKYLRICQDQLQRLSGLVEQILSMSMEKRKTFRLHLEHLELKSMLDSLIELHKLKTDKPIDISCQIDPLNLTVLVDRTHFSNIISNLIDNAIKYSPGKAEITIYCRQYSEGKIEISVSDRGIGISTEKQKHIFDKFYRVPTGNLHNVKGYGLGLYYVRTMVEMHGGTVSVESIPEQGSTFKISINN; the protein is encoded by the coding sequence ATGAAATTACCCCTTAAGCACATAGTTATTCTTGTTATTTTATCCTTATCCGGAATATTCGCTTATCAGACTTACTGGCTTACAAGTCTATACCGCACAATGAAAGATAATGTAGAGCAAAATATAATGGAAGCTATGCGTATGAGCGACTACAATGAAATGATGCTGCGAGTAGCAAATCTACGGAATTATGGTGAAAAACATGGTGAAGTAACCGTGTCGGCAGGTTATACGGATGAAGGAAAAGCTTTTGTTCAAAGCAGTACTACCACTCATTGGGAGTCTAACGAGCAGGATAGCTTGACAAAAGTAAAAACCTTATTTATGAACAAAGATACGGCACACGTTACATTGTATGAAGACTCCACCCAAATAAAGCTTTCTGTAAATCGCGATAGTTTATCACAATATAACTGTTCAGAAAAAGGTCGCCTCACTATAGCTGCCAACAAACGGCAAAACAACTCCCAAAATATAAATTCAAAAAATGATGTGCCGCAATCATCGGATACTTGTGAGAAAGATACAAATCTTACTGCCAATAGTAATTTGGATTTAATATTGAAAGACAAAAATAGCATGCTGGAACTCGCAATAAATTTTCAACGCGGACTACACGCCGGACTGGATGCTTTACTGGAACCAAACTTACAAGTGTATGACAGCTTATTGACCTTTTCCCTTCGGTCAAGAGATATTTACCTCCCACACCAGACATTTTATCTGCAATCAAGTTATTCGGCAGACTCTACATATATATATACTGACACATTAGGAATTGTCGGTGACAGTAAGTATGAACCAAGTCCAAATGCAAAGAATTACGAATATGCATTCGATTTAAAGAATAACCAAACCTATTGTCTGTTAATGGAGCCAGTAACCACTATGGTATTAAAACAGATGAGTGGCATTCTTACCACCTCTTTTATCATTCTGATCATCCTACTATTCTCCTTTTGGTTTCTTATACGTATAATTTTACGACAGAAGACTTTAGAAGAAATAACAAGCGATTTTACAAACAATATCACACATGAACTGAAAACTCCTATTGCCGTAGCTTATGCAGCCAACGATGCTTTGCTCAACTTCAATCAGGCAGAGGAAAAGATAAAACGTGATAAATACCTGCGTATCTGCCAGGATCAGCTACAACGATTGAGCGGACTGGTAGAACAGATACTCAGTATGAGCATGGAAAAGCGTAAAACATTTCGATTACACCTCGAACATCTCGAATTAAAGTCCATGCTTGACTCCCTAATAGAATTGCATAAATTAAAAACAGATAAACCAATCGATATTTCCTGCCAGATCGATCCTCTGAATCTCACCGTTTTAGTTGATAGAACTCATTTCAGCAATATTATCAGTAATCTGATAGACAACGCTATCAAATATTCACCCGGAAAAGCAGAGATTACCATTTACTGTCGGCAATACTCGGAAGGTAAAATCGAAATATCAGTTAGTGACCGTGGAATCGGTATTTCCACAGAAAAACAAAAACATATATTCGATAAATTCTATCGAGTACCGACCGGAAACCTTCACAATGTAAAAGGATATGGATTAGGACTTTATTATGTCCGCACAATGGTTGAAATGCATGGAGGTACAGTAAGTGTCGAAAGTATCCCAGAACAAGGCAGCACATTCAAAATATCAATTAATAATTAA
- a CDS encoding MFS transporter, whose translation MNDWKKKFIIIWSGQLFSILSSSIAQFAIVLWISLETGSAEVLSLATIAALLPQAVLGPFAGVFVDRWSRKWTMILADSFVAVCSALIALLFYLDVIELWQIYILLALRSVGGAFHAPAMKSSIPLLAPESELTRIASINQSIQAVCNICGPVLGAALIVSTDMSVVMLLDVLGAAIACTTLLFVFIPNPVKVETDTASSIIHDMKDGFHAIRSNRGLSWVMVIEVLITFFIMPVVALLPLMTLQVFSGTAYQVSLIELLFGSGMLLGGILLSTWNPRIRKVIMINVSYLILGVSLVVSGLLPASGFVIFAVIAVIQGISIPFYSGPFTALLQSQIEVSFLGRVFALFDSVSLLPSILGLLATGFIADSIGVANVFLICGIAIVTVGCMAFMIPSIMKLEYVKR comes from the coding sequence ATGAATGACTGGAAAAAGAAATTTATTATTATATGGTCGGGACAGCTGTTTTCTATTCTCAGCAGCTCCATCGCACAATTCGCAATTGTCCTTTGGATCAGCCTGGAAACCGGCTCGGCTGAAGTTCTCTCACTCGCCACTATTGCCGCCCTCCTTCCGCAAGCGGTATTAGGACCTTTCGCTGGTGTGTTTGTAGACCGCTGGAGCAGAAAATGGACAATGATTCTGGCAGACAGCTTCGTTGCCGTATGTTCAGCCTTGATCGCTTTACTGTTTTATCTGGATGTAATCGAACTTTGGCAGATATATATACTTCTTGCACTCCGTTCGGTAGGAGGTGCTTTCCATGCTCCAGCAATGAAATCATCCATACCTTTGCTTGCACCCGAATCCGAGTTAACTCGCATTGCAAGTATCAATCAGTCTATACAAGCGGTATGTAATATTTGCGGACCTGTTTTGGGTGCGGCATTGATTGTTTCCACCGATATGAGTGTGGTAATGCTTTTGGATGTGTTGGGAGCTGCCATTGCCTGCACTACTTTGCTATTTGTCTTTATTCCCAATCCGGTGAAGGTAGAAACGGATACTGCCAGTAGCATTATTCATGACATGAAAGATGGGTTTCATGCTATCCGCAGCAACCGCGGCTTAAGTTGGGTCATGGTTATCGAAGTGCTGATTACATTTTTCATCATGCCGGTGGTAGCGTTGCTCCCATTAATGACTTTACAGGTCTTTTCCGGCACAGCGTATCAAGTGAGTTTAATAGAATTACTTTTTGGATCGGGCATGCTGTTGGGTGGCATTTTGTTGAGTACATGGAATCCCCGTATCCGTAAAGTAATAATGATCAATGTTTCCTATCTGATTCTTGGAGTCAGCTTGGTCGTTTCGGGCTTACTTCCTGCTTCAGGTTTCGTAATATTTGCAGTGATCGCTGTCATACAAGGCATTTCGATCCCATTTTATTCGGGACCTTTTACAGCACTCTTGCAATCACAGATTGAAGTATCCTTCCTCGGACGTGTATTTGCACTATTCGATAGTGTAAGTTTATTACCGTCTATTTTAGGGTTATTGGCAACCGGATTCATCGCAGACAGTATCGGGGTTGCCAATGTGTTCCTGATTTGCGGCATTGCAATTGTCACGGTGGGATGCATGGCATTTATGATACCTTCCATCATGAAACTCGAATATGTGAAACGATAG
- a CDS encoding ABC transporter ATP-binding protein, producing MKQNTILIKDLSIGYPGKSDVKIVADHINAGINSGELTCLLGANGVGKSTLLRTLSAFQPKLGGEINIAGKEIDDYTDKELSTVISVVLTEKCDVRNMTVTELVGLGRSPYTGFWGNLRGEDKRVVEHSISLVKIENLAHRMVHTLSDGERQKVMIAKALAQETPVVFLDEPTAFLDFPSKVEMMQLLHQLSRQTDKTIFLSTHDLELALQIADKIWLMDKANGVTIGTPEDLSLNGSLSRFFARKGIVFDLETGLFRVDNEYTAQVRLVGHGQKYAMARKALQRNGILANRNVESEFYIETGDLNSGNGFVIHPLQGETIHTGTIEEMLKEVVSLTMAGD from the coding sequence ATGAAACAGAATACTATTCTTATTAAAGACCTTTCCATTGGTTATCCCGGCAAGAGTGATGTCAAAATAGTTGCCGATCATATCAATGCCGGAATCAATAGCGGTGAACTAACCTGTCTGTTGGGGGCGAACGGTGTTGGAAAATCGACATTGCTTCGTACACTTTCTGCATTTCAGCCGAAATTGGGTGGAGAGATAAATATTGCAGGCAAGGAGATTGATGATTATACCGATAAGGAACTTTCTACCGTAATCAGTGTGGTATTGACGGAGAAATGCGATGTGCGCAACATGACCGTTACTGAACTGGTAGGATTGGGCCGTAGTCCATACACCGGATTCTGGGGGAACCTCCGGGGCGAAGACAAACGTGTGGTAGAACATTCCATCTCTTTGGTGAAGATCGAAAACCTGGCTCACCGGATGGTACATACTCTGAGTGACGGAGAGAGACAAAAAGTGATGATTGCCAAGGCACTGGCTCAGGAAACACCGGTTGTTTTCCTGGATGAACCGACTGCTTTTCTTGATTTCCCCAGTAAGGTGGAAATGATGCAATTGCTCCACCAACTCAGTCGGCAAACGGATAAGACCATTTTCCTTTCCACGCACGATCTGGAACTGGCTTTGCAAATTGCGGATAAAATCTGGCTGATGGACAAGGCGAACGGGGTGACGATCGGTACTCCTGAAGATCTTTCACTCAATGGTAGCTTGAGCCGTTTTTTTGCCCGAAAGGGAATTGTATTCGATTTGGAAACCGGGCTTTTTCGTGTGGACAATGAATATACAGCTCAAGTACGTCTTGTGGGACATGGGCAGAAATATGCCATGGCGCGTAAAGCTTTACAACGTAACGGTATCCTTGCCAATCGCAATGTGGAGTCTGAATTTTATATTGAGACGGGCGATCTGAACAGTGGGAACGGCTTTGTTATCCATCCCCTTCAGGGAGAGACGATCCATACAGGAACGATTGAAGAGATGCTGAAGGAGGTGGTTAGTCTGACTATGGCCGGGGATTAG